The Serpentinimonas maccroryi genome has a segment encoding these proteins:
- a CDS encoding SDR family oxidoreductase — translation MSSSTPAAGEARCVLVTGAAKRLGRRIALDLAAAGWNLALHYRHSALEAEQCAADCRLLGVQAAVFGADLADEAACRALVPLVLQRFGRLDAVVNNASTFEHDSAASFSYASLEQHLRSNTAPAVLLAQALHQHLGQRTPTASAAGVVVNLLDQKLWNLNPDFFSYTLSKAALHCATTMLALALAPLVRVVGVAPGLTLTSHLLDEAKFAQLHRQSPLGRSSSPEDVAAAVRFALDNRSVTGSTLLVDGGQHLQRFERDFSLM, via the coding sequence ATGTCGTCCTCCACCCCCGCCGCTGGTGAAGCGCGCTGCGTGCTCGTCACCGGTGCAGCCAAACGGCTTGGGCGCCGCATCGCGCTCGACTTGGCCGCCGCCGGCTGGAACTTGGCCCTGCACTACCGCCACTCGGCGCTCGAGGCCGAACAATGCGCCGCCGACTGCCGCCTGCTGGGCGTGCAGGCCGCTGTATTTGGCGCCGATCTGGCCGACGAAGCGGCCTGCCGTGCCTTGGTGCCGCTGGTGCTGCAGCGCTTTGGCCGCCTCGATGCCGTGGTCAACAACGCCTCGACCTTCGAGCACGACAGCGCCGCCAGCTTCAGCTACGCCAGCCTAGAGCAGCACCTGCGCAGCAACACGGCGCCGGCGGTGCTGCTGGCGCAGGCCTTGCACCAGCACTTAGGCCAGCGCACGCCTACAGCCAGCGCCGCAGGCGTGGTGGTCAACCTGCTCGACCAAAAGCTGTGGAACCTGAACCCGGATTTTTTCAGCTACACCCTGTCCAAAGCCGCGCTGCACTGCGCCACCACCATGTTGGCGCTGGCGCTGGCGCCCCTGGTGCGCGTGGTCGGCGTGGCCCCGGGCCTCACGCTCACCAGCCACCTGCTCGACGAGGCCAAGTTTGCGCAACTGCACCGCCAGTCGCCACTGGGTCGTTCCTCCAGTCCCGAAGACGTGGCCGCCGCAGTGCGCTTTGCGCTCGACAACCGCTCGGTCACCGGCAGCACGCTGCTGGTCGATGGCGGCCAGCATCTGCAACGCTTCGAGCGCGACTTTTCGCTCATGTAA
- a CDS encoding dihydroneopterin aldolase gives MTPLPPGNAPDSGTQVLTLTGLRFAANLGILDHERCAPQPIQVDAELNQGPQPLQPHDDDISHVLDYRKVRQIIIDECTAEHVNLLESLIGKLAQRLLRLPGVVGVRVRIAKLEIFDDCEVAIRIESGQW, from the coding sequence ATGACCCCACTCCCGCCCGGCAACGCCCCCGACAGCGGCACCCAAGTCCTGACGCTGACTGGCCTGCGCTTTGCCGCCAACCTTGGGATCCTCGATCATGAGCGCTGCGCGCCGCAACCCATCCAAGTCGATGCCGAGCTCAACCAAGGGCCGCAGCCGCTGCAGCCGCACGACGATGACATCAGCCATGTGCTCGACTACCGCAAGGTGCGCCAGATCATCATCGACGAGTGCACCGCCGAGCACGTGAACCTGCTCGAGAGCCTGATCGGCAAGCTGGCCCAGCGCCTGCTGCGGCTGCCGGGCGTGGTCGGGGTGCGGGTGCGCATCGCCAAGCTCGAAATTTTTGACGACTGCGAAGTCGCCATCCGCATCGAGAGCGGGCAGTGGTGA
- the ttcA gene encoding tRNA 2-thiocytidine(32) synthetase TtcA, protein MNPDKIERENHKLEKRLCRLVGQAIADYAMIEAGDRIMVCLSGGKDSYTLLDILLKLRQRAPIDFELIAVNLDQKQPGFPAEVLPAYLTQLGVPFHIETQDTYSVVKKIIPEGKTTCSLCSRLRRGILYRVARELGCNKIALGHHRDDILQTLLLNMFFGAKLKGMPAKLVSDNGEFMVLRPLAYVAEPDLVRWAQVRQFPIIPCNLCGSQDNLQRVQVGQMLREWERQHPGRLDNMLKALQSVVPSHLMDRELFPFETLQTTGQPVGDGDTVFDAPDPPAGPATPTLQSVALPLPTRAPTGPRASSSASSNSQPAAQPAL, encoded by the coding sequence ATGAACCCCGACAAAATCGAACGCGAAAACCACAAACTCGAAAAACGCCTGTGCCGGCTGGTGGGCCAGGCGATTGCCGACTACGCCATGATCGAGGCCGGCGACCGCATCATGGTCTGCCTATCGGGCGGCAAAGACAGCTACACGCTGCTCGACATTTTGCTCAAGCTGCGTCAGCGCGCGCCGATCGACTTCGAACTCATCGCCGTCAACCTAGACCAAAAACAGCCCGGCTTCCCAGCCGAGGTGCTGCCGGCTTACCTGACGCAGCTCGGGGTGCCGTTTCACATCGAAACCCAAGACACGTACAGCGTGGTGAAAAAAATCATCCCCGAGGGCAAGACCACCTGCAGCCTGTGCAGCCGCTTGCGCCGGGGCATTTTGTACCGCGTGGCGCGCGAACTGGGCTGCAACAAGATCGCGCTCGGGCACCACCGCGACGACATCTTGCAAACGCTGCTGCTCAACATGTTTTTTGGCGCCAAGCTCAAAGGCATGCCGGCCAAGCTGGTGAGCGACAACGGCGAATTCATGGTGCTGCGGCCGCTGGCCTACGTGGCCGAGCCCGACCTGGTGCGCTGGGCCCAAGTGCGCCAGTTCCCGATCATCCCCTGCAACCTGTGCGGCAGCCAAGACAACCTGCAACGGGTGCAGGTCGGGCAGATGCTGCGCGAATGGGAACGCCAGCACCCCGGGCGGCTTGACAACATGCTCAAGGCGCTGCAAAGCGTGGTGCCCAGCCACCTGATGGACCGCGAGCTGTTCCCCTTCGAGACGCTGCAGACCACGGGCCAGCCCGTTGGCGACGGCGACACCGTTTTTGACGCCCCCGACCCACCTGCGGGGCCAGCAACCCCCACGCTGCAATCGGTGGCGCTGCCCCTGCCCACACGGGCGCCAACGGGCCCAAGGGCCAGCAGCAGCGCCTCCAGCAACTCCCAGCCAGCCGCCCAGCCAGCCTTATAG
- a CDS encoding chemotaxis protein, which yields MPTAAQKEIDERTNLTGSNKFEMLLFRLGNAAGTERSELFGINVFKIREIVAMPAVTAMAGAPQHVLGVVNLRGQVIPVIDLPAVVGCVPKSGLNIMLVTEYARTTQAFAAEAVEDIVRLDWKQILSADEAMARGFVTSIARLDGDQNTTRLAQILDVESILQRILPADQADLKANSSGPALKLRPGAIILAADDSFVARAMIEQELKALQLPYEMTKTGQEAWNRLQAIAAECQAQGLELRERVALVLTDLEMPEMDGFTLTRNIKKDPLMRGLPVVIHSSLTGDTNEQHVRSAGADAYVAKFAARELDVALRDALARYEAVVA from the coding sequence ATGCCCACAGCGGCCCAAAAAGAGATCGACGAACGCACCAACCTGACCGGCTCGAACAAGTTCGAGATGCTGCTGTTTCGCCTCGGCAACGCCGCCGGCACCGAGCGCTCCGAGCTGTTTGGCATCAACGTCTTCAAAATCCGCGAGATCGTTGCCATGCCGGCGGTCACCGCCATGGCCGGCGCGCCGCAACACGTGCTCGGGGTGGTGAACCTGCGCGGCCAAGTGATTCCCGTGATCGACCTGCCGGCGGTGGTGGGCTGCGTGCCCAAGAGCGGCCTGAACATCATGCTGGTGACCGAGTATGCGCGCACCACGCAGGCCTTTGCGGCCGAGGCGGTCGAAGACATCGTGCGCTTGGATTGGAAGCAGATCCTGTCGGCCGACGAAGCCATGGCGCGCGGCTTTGTCACCAGCATCGCGCGCCTGGACGGCGACCAAAACACCACCCGCTTGGCGCAAATCCTCGATGTGGAGTCGATCCTGCAGCGCATTTTGCCTGCCGACCAAGCCGACCTCAAGGCCAACTCCAGCGGACCGGCGCTCAAGCTGCGCCCCGGTGCGATCATTCTGGCCGCAGACGATTCCTTTGTGGCGCGCGCCATGATCGAGCAAGAGCTCAAGGCGTTGCAATTGCCCTACGAGATGACCAAAACCGGCCAAGAGGCTTGGAACCGGCTGCAAGCCATCGCCGCCGAATGCCAAGCCCAAGGGCTGGAGTTGCGCGAGCGCGTGGCGCTGGTGCTCACCGACCTCGAAATGCCCGAGATGGACGGCTTTACCCTGACGCGCAACATCAAAAAAGACCCGCTTATGCGCGGCCTGCCGGTGGTGATCCATTCGTCGCTCACCGGCGACACCAACGAGCAGCATGTGCGCAGCGCCGGGGCCGACGCCTACGTGGCCAAGTTTGCCGCGCGCGAGCTCGACGTGGCGCTGCGCGACGCGCTGGCGCGCTACGAAGCCGTGGTGGCCTAA
- a CDS encoding histidine phosphatase family protein: MYCTRILAIRHGETAWNRDNRIQGQLDIELNMTGRWQAERTAEALRGEPLGAVYSSDLSRAADTAAAIARAQGLSTQLHLGLRERHFGVCQGSRWSELETTQPELTELWRRRVPDFAPPGGESLLVLRQRVLQALEEVAAAHLGQQIVVVTHGGVLDTLYRLATGVDLQAPRTWQLGNAAINRLLWSPQGLRLVGWSDTLHLDTAPSDEPLS, translated from the coding sequence GTGTATTGCACCCGCATTTTGGCGATCCGACACGGCGAGACGGCCTGGAACCGCGACAACCGCATCCAGGGCCAGCTCGACATCGAGCTCAACATGACCGGTCGCTGGCAGGCCGAGCGCACCGCCGAGGCGCTGCGCGGCGAGCCCCTGGGCGCGGTATACAGCAGCGACCTGTCGCGCGCTGCCGACACCGCGGCCGCCATCGCCCGCGCCCAAGGCTTGAGCACGCAGCTGCACCTGGGCTTGCGCGAGCGCCACTTTGGCGTCTGCCAAGGCAGCCGCTGGAGCGAGCTCGAAACCACGCAGCCCGAACTCACCGAGCTCTGGCGGCGCCGCGTGCCCGACTTTGCCCCGCCGGGCGGCGAGTCGCTGCTCGTGCTGCGCCAGCGCGTATTGCAGGCGCTGGAAGAAGTGGCGGCCGCCCACCTGGGGCAGCAGATCGTGGTCGTCACCCACGGCGGCGTGCTCGACACCTTGTACCGCTTGGCCACCGGGGTCGATCTGCAGGCACCGCGCACCTGGCAGCTGGGCAACGCCGCCATCAACCGCCTGCTCTGGAGCCCGCAGGGGCTGCGGCTGGTGGGCTGGTCCGACACCCTGCACCTCGACACCGCACCCAGCGACGAACCGCTGAGCTAA
- the ruvB gene encoding Holliday junction branch migration DNA helicase RuvB, protein MTIQTDDFAPAAPRRTVSAQPESPREEALERALRPKGLAEYVGQAKAREQLEIFIGAAKKRREALDHVLLFGPPGLGKTTLSHIIAHELGVNLRQTSGPVLEKPKDLAALLTNLEPNDVLFIDEIHRLSPVVEEILYPALEDYQIDIMIGEGPAARSIKLDLQPFTLVGATTRAGMLTNPLRDRFGIVARLEFYTPQELELIVRRSASLLQVPLDAAGGFEIARRSRGTPRIANRLLRRVRDYAEVKGNGRITEEAAQRALAMLDVDALGFDLMDRKLLEALIHKFDGGPVGLDNIAASIGEEPGTIEDVIEPYLIQQGYLQRTPRGRIATQAAYRHLGLAAPSAAHDLFAAE, encoded by the coding sequence ATGACCATCCAGACCGACGATTTTGCCCCCGCCGCGCCCCGGCGCACCGTGTCGGCGCAGCCCGAGAGCCCGCGCGAAGAGGCGCTCGAGCGCGCGCTGCGCCCCAAGGGTCTGGCCGAGTACGTGGGGCAGGCCAAGGCGCGCGAGCAGCTCGAGATCTTCATCGGCGCGGCCAAAAAACGGCGCGAGGCGCTGGATCACGTGCTGCTGTTTGGCCCGCCGGGCCTGGGCAAAACCACGCTATCGCACATCATCGCGCACGAGCTCGGGGTCAACTTGCGCCAAACCAGCGGCCCGGTGCTGGAAAAGCCCAAAGACCTGGCGGCCTTGCTGACCAACCTCGAGCCCAACGATGTGCTGTTCATCGACGAAATCCACCGTCTGTCGCCGGTGGTGGAAGAAATCCTCTACCCGGCGCTCGAGGACTACCAGATCGACATCATGATCGGCGAAGGACCGGCGGCGCGCTCGATCAAGCTCGATCTGCAGCCCTTTACGCTGGTTGGCGCGACCACGCGCGCCGGCATGCTCACCAACCCGCTGCGCGATCGCTTTGGCATCGTGGCGCGGCTGGAGTTTTACACCCCGCAAGAGCTGGAGCTGATCGTGCGTCGCAGCGCCAGCTTGCTGCAGGTGCCGCTGGATGCCGCCGGCGGCTTTGAGATCGCGCGCCGTTCGCGCGGCACGCCGCGCATCGCCAACCGGCTGCTGCGCCGGGTGCGCGACTACGCCGAAGTCAAGGGCAATGGCCGCATCACCGAGGAGGCGGCGCAGCGCGCGCTGGCCATGCTCGACGTCGATGCACTCGGCTTTGACCTGATGGACCGCAAGCTGCTCGAGGCGCTGATCCACAAGTTCGACGGCGGTCCCGTGGGGCTGGACAACATCGCCGCCAGCATCGGCGAGGAGCCCGGCACGATCGAGGACGTGATCGAGCCCTACCTGATCCAGCAAGGCTACCTGCAGCGCACGCCGCGCGGTCGCATCGCCACCCAAGCGGCCTATCGGCACTTGGGGCTGGCCGCGCCCAGCGCCGCTCATGACCTGTTTGCCGCCGAGTAA
- the ruvA gene encoding Holliday junction branch migration protein RuvA: MIGKLSGTLLEKTPPQIVIDCHGVGYEVEVPMSTYYGLPALGAPVALLTQHVVREDAQLLYGFATAAERSAFRHLIKISGVGPRTALALLSGLSVAELAQAVTAQEARRLLKVPGIGSKTAERLLLELRGKLGSELGLPATQAGAAAAPANAEQADIEQALLALGYSEREAAAALKALPPAVGVSEGIRLALKALAR, encoded by the coding sequence ATGATAGGCAAATTGAGCGGCACCCTGCTAGAAAAAACGCCACCGCAGATCGTGATCGACTGCCACGGCGTCGGCTACGAGGTCGAGGTGCCGATGAGCACCTACTACGGCCTGCCGGCCTTGGGCGCGCCCGTGGCCTTGCTGACGCAGCACGTGGTGCGCGAAGACGCGCAACTGCTGTACGGCTTTGCCACGGCGGCCGAGCGCAGCGCCTTTAGGCATCTGATCAAAATCAGCGGCGTGGGGCCGCGCACCGCCCTGGCGCTGTTGTCGGGCCTGAGCGTGGCCGAGCTGGCGCAGGCCGTGACGGCGCAGGAAGCGCGCCGGCTGCTCAAGGTGCCGGGCATCGGCAGCAAAACCGCCGAGCGCTTGCTGCTCGAGCTGCGCGGCAAGCTCGGGTCCGAGCTGGGCCTGCCCGCCACACAAGCCGGGGCCGCGGCAGCACCGGCCAACGCCGAGCAGGCCGACATCGAGCAAGCCCTGCTGGCGCTGGGCTACAGCGAGCGCGAAGCCGCCGCCGCCCTCAAGGCGCTGCCACCGGCGGTGGGGGTGAGCGAAGGCATCCGGCTGGCGCTCAAGGCGCTGGCGCGCTAA
- a CDS encoding PhoH family protein: MILRHTFTPPDNLRMAHLCGPLDAHLRQIEAALQVKLVHRFEQFRIEGPKARAQQALEVLQALYEQARAPIPAEKVQLMLSGDTALPAAPGADEAPALQTRRGELRGRSANQRRYLTHMATHDITFGIGPAGTGKTYLAVACAVDALERSAVQRIVLTRPAVEAGERLGFLPGDLAQKVDPYLRPLYDALYDLMGLEQVHRAFERQQIEIAPLAFMRGRTLNHAFVILDEAQNTTPEQMKMFLTRIGFGSKAVITGDVSQIDLPRTQLSGLIDAERVLKRTQGIAFSRFSSADVVRHPLVARIVDAYDSAGLAHASDHSAAPASRRSRRPPPLAAEPAP; encoded by the coding sequence TTGATTCTGCGCCACACCTTCACCCCGCCCGACAACCTGCGCATGGCGCACCTGTGCGGCCCGCTCGATGCCCATTTGCGCCAGATCGAGGCCGCGCTCCAAGTCAAGCTGGTGCACCGCTTCGAGCAGTTTCGCATCGAAGGCCCCAAGGCGCGCGCGCAGCAGGCGCTCGAGGTCTTGCAGGCGCTGTACGAGCAGGCGCGCGCGCCCATCCCCGCAGAAAAAGTGCAGCTCATGCTCAGCGGCGACACCGCCTTGCCCGCTGCGCCGGGGGCCGACGAGGCCCCGGCGCTGCAAACGCGGCGCGGCGAACTGCGCGGCCGCAGCGCCAACCAGCGCCGCTACCTCACGCACATGGCCACGCACGACATCACCTTCGGCATCGGGCCAGCCGGCACCGGCAAGACCTACCTCGCGGTCGCCTGCGCCGTCGATGCGCTCGAGCGCAGCGCCGTGCAGCGCATCGTGCTCACGCGGCCGGCGGTCGAGGCTGGTGAGCGCCTCGGGTTTTTGCCCGGCGATCTGGCGCAAAAGGTGGACCCCTATCTGCGCCCGCTCTACGACGCGCTCTACGACCTGATGGGGCTCGAGCAGGTGCACCGGGCCTTTGAGCGCCAGCAAATCGAGATCGCGCCGCTGGCCTTCATGCGCGGGCGCACCCTAAACCACGCCTTTGTCATCCTCGACGAAGCGCAAAACACCACGCCCGAGCAGATGAAGATGTTTCTGACGCGCATCGGCTTTGGCTCCAAAGCCGTGATCACCGGCGACGTAAGCCAGATCGACCTGCCGCGCACCCAGTTGAGCGGCCTGATCGACGCCGAGCGCGTCCTCAAGCGCACCCAAGGCATCGCCTTTAGCCGCTTTTCCAGCGCCGACGTGGTGCGCCACCCGCTGGTGGCGCGCATCGTCGATGCCTACGACAGCGCTGGCCTTGCTCACGCCAGCGACCACAGCGCCGCACCCGCCAGCCGGCGCAGCCGCCGCCCACCCCCGCTCGCTGCCGAGCCCGCCCCATGA
- the ybeY gene encoding rRNA maturation RNase YbeY — protein sequence MKLPTLMLSLQYARPEAADTQAGLNLAAHRAALPRHLVRRWLRHALECPAELTVRIVGTDEARVLNRDYRGKDYATNVLTFDYAAEPVVQADLVLCAPVLEREAAEQGKTLQQHYAHLLVHGCLHAQGWEHETSAADAEAMEARETQILAGLGFSDPYRGTAAG from the coding sequence ATGAAGCTGCCCACCCTTATGCTGTCGCTGCAATATGCGCGCCCCGAGGCGGCCGACACCCAAGCGGGCCTGAACTTGGCCGCGCACCGCGCCGCCCTGCCCCGGCACTTGGTGCGGCGCTGGCTGCGCCACGCGCTGGAGTGCCCGGCCGAGCTCACGGTGCGCATCGTCGGCACCGACGAAGCCCGGGTCCTGAACCGCGACTACCGCGGCAAAGACTACGCCACCAACGTGCTGACCTTCGACTACGCGGCAGAACCGGTGGTGCAGGCCGATCTGGTGCTGTGCGCCCCGGTGCTGGAGCGCGAGGCCGCCGAGCAGGGCAAGACCCTGCAGCAGCACTACGCGCACCTGCTGGTGCACGGCTGCTTACACGCCCAAGGCTGGGAGCACGAAACCAGCGCCGCCGACGCCGAAGCCATGGAAGCGCGCGAAACGCAGATTTTGGCCGGCTTGGGCTTTTCCGACCCCTACCGGGGCACCGCAGCTGGTTGA